A window of the Sphaerobacter thermophilus DSM 20745 genome harbors these coding sequences:
- the mdh gene encoding malate dehydrogenase — MRPKVTVVGAGAVGATTAQYIAQRNIADVVLVDIVENLPQGKALDLMEAGPVLGFDTAVIGANDYEATAGSNVIVITSGSPRKPGMSRDDLLRVNMNIVRSVTEQAVAHSPDAVIIVVTNPLDAMCHVALEASGFPRERVLGQAGVLDSARARAFIAMELGVSPRDVYIAVLGGHGDTMVPLPRYSTVAGIPVTELLPPEKIEAIVQRTRDGGGEIVKLLGTSAFYAPAASVAEMVEAVLLDQNRILPASAYLTGQYGINDLYVGVPVKLGAGGVKQIIELKLTEDEQAALEHSANSVRVLVEAMKNL; from the coding sequence ATGCGCCCGAAGGTCACGGTAGTCGGGGCAGGAGCGGTCGGCGCGACGACCGCGCAGTATATCGCCCAGCGCAATATCGCGGACGTGGTTCTGGTCGACATCGTGGAGAACCTACCGCAGGGGAAGGCGCTCGACCTGATGGAGGCGGGGCCCGTGCTCGGGTTCGACACCGCCGTCATCGGTGCCAACGACTACGAGGCCACCGCGGGCTCGAACGTGATCGTGATTACTTCCGGTTCGCCCCGTAAGCCCGGGATGAGCCGGGACGACCTGCTCCGCGTCAACATGAACATCGTTCGGAGTGTCACCGAGCAGGCAGTGGCGCACTCGCCCGATGCGGTCATCATCGTCGTGACCAACCCGTTGGACGCGATGTGCCACGTCGCCCTTGAAGCATCCGGGTTCCCGCGGGAGCGAGTCCTGGGCCAGGCGGGTGTGCTCGACTCAGCCCGTGCTCGGGCCTTCATCGCCATGGAGCTGGGCGTCTCGCCGCGGGATGTCTACATCGCGGTGCTCGGCGGGCACGGTGACACGATGGTGCCGTTGCCTCGCTACTCCACGGTCGCCGGTATCCCGGTCACGGAGCTGCTCCCGCCCGAGAAGATCGAGGCGATCGTGCAGCGGACCCGCGATGGCGGCGGTGAGATCGTCAAGCTGCTGGGCACCAGCGCGTTCTATGCTCCGGCCGCCTCGGTGGCTGAGATGGTCGAGGCCGTGCTGCTCGATCAGAACCGGATCCTCCCGGCGAGTGCCTACCTGACCGGTCAGTACGGGATCAACGACCTGTACGTGGGTGTCCCGGTCAAACTCGGTGCCGGCGGCGTGAAGCAGATCATCGAACTCAAGCTCACGGAAGACGAGCAGGCGGCGCTCGAGCACTCGGCGAACAGCGTGCGCGTGCTCGTGGAGGCGATGAAGAACCTCTAG
- the hutU gene encoding urocanate hydratase: protein MIEGQPREVRAPRGTELSCRGWQQEAALRMLMNNLDPEVAEAPQELIVYGGTGKAARNWACFDAIVRELRQLGDDETLLVQSGKPVAVFRTHELAPRVLISNAMLVPQWATWDEFRRLEALGLTMYGQMTAGSWIYIGTQGILQGTYETFAEVARQHFDGSLSGRVVLTAGLGGMGGAQPLAVTMNGGVALVVEVDPERIQRRVRIGYCDAWTADLDDALRQVEAARRERRPFSIALLGNAAEVLPDLLKRGFMPDVVTDQTSAHDPVGGYVPAEISLEDALLLRQKSPEIYTDRAMRSMAQHVQAMLEFQRRGAVVFDYGNNLRGQALVAGVEDAFAYPGFVPAYIRPLFCQGKGPFRWVALSGDPEDIRKTDQAAIELFPENEALRRWLTMAEEKVPFQGLPARICWLGYGERARFGLRLNEMVRTGELKAPIVIGRDHLDTGSVASPYRETEGMRDGSDAIADWPILNALLNTASGASWVSVHHGGGVGIGLSIHAGMVVVADGTPEAARRLERVLTNDPGIGVMRHVDAGYPEAIAFAEENGLRAPIPPSQ, encoded by the coding sequence ATGATCGAGGGACAACCGCGGGAGGTGCGGGCCCCCAGGGGCACAGAACTCTCGTGTCGCGGCTGGCAGCAAGAGGCCGCGCTCCGGATGTTGATGAACAACCTCGACCCGGAGGTCGCCGAGGCGCCGCAGGAGTTGATCGTCTACGGCGGCACCGGTAAGGCGGCGCGCAACTGGGCATGCTTCGACGCCATCGTCCGAGAACTGCGCCAGCTCGGGGACGACGAGACGCTGCTCGTCCAGTCCGGCAAGCCGGTAGCCGTTTTCCGCACGCATGAGTTGGCCCCGCGGGTGCTGATCAGCAACGCCATGCTGGTACCCCAGTGGGCCACCTGGGACGAGTTCCGACGGCTCGAAGCGCTCGGTCTGACCATGTACGGCCAGATGACGGCCGGGAGCTGGATCTACATCGGAACCCAGGGCATCCTGCAGGGGACCTACGAGACCTTCGCCGAAGTGGCCCGCCAGCACTTCGACGGCTCTCTGTCCGGCCGGGTTGTGCTGACCGCCGGCCTCGGCGGCATGGGCGGCGCTCAGCCGCTCGCCGTCACCATGAACGGCGGTGTGGCCCTCGTCGTTGAAGTCGATCCCGAGCGAATCCAACGCCGGGTGCGCATCGGATACTGCGACGCGTGGACGGCCGACCTGGACGATGCCCTGCGCCAGGTCGAGGCCGCACGCCGCGAGCGCCGCCCCTTCTCAATCGCCCTGCTCGGCAACGCGGCAGAGGTCCTGCCCGATCTCCTCAAGCGCGGCTTCATGCCGGACGTGGTCACCGACCAGACGTCTGCCCACGACCCGGTCGGCGGCTATGTCCCGGCCGAGATCAGCCTAGAAGACGCGCTGCTCCTGCGTCAGAAGTCGCCGGAGATCTACACCGACCGCGCGATGCGGAGCATGGCCCAGCACGTCCAGGCCATGCTCGAGTTCCAGCGCCGAGGCGCGGTCGTCTTCGACTACGGCAACAACCTCCGCGGGCAGGCACTGGTTGCCGGGGTCGAGGACGCCTTCGCCTATCCCGGTTTCGTCCCGGCCTACATTCGACCGCTCTTCTGCCAGGGGAAGGGGCCATTCCGCTGGGTGGCACTCTCAGGTGACCCGGAGGACATCCGCAAGACCGACCAGGCCGCCATCGAACTCTTCCCCGAGAACGAGGCACTCCGGCGGTGGCTGACCATGGCTGAGGAGAAGGTGCCCTTCCAGGGCCTTCCGGCCCGCATCTGCTGGTTGGGCTACGGCGAGCGGGCCCGCTTCGGCCTGCGCCTGAACGAGATGGTTCGCACGGGCGAACTGAAGGCGCCGATCGTCATTGGCCGGGATCACCTGGACACCGGCTCCGTCGCCTCACCGTACCGGGAGACGGAGGGGATGCGCGACGGCTCGGACGCGATCGCCGACTGGCCGATCCTGAACGCCCTGCTCAACACCGCGTCCGGCGCTTCCTGGGTATCGGTCCACCACGGGGGCGGCGTCGGGATCGGGCTCTCGATCCATGCCGGCATGGTCGTCGTCGCGGACGGCACCCCGGAGGCCGCCCGCCGTCTGGAGCGGGTTCTGACGAACGACCCGGGTATCGGGGTCATGCGCCATGTCGATGCGGGCTACCCCGAGGCGATTGCCTTCGCCGAAGAGAACGGACTCCGGGCGCCGATCCCGCCGAGCCAGTAA
- the lysS gene encoding lysine--tRNA ligase, which translates to MELNEQQRQRLEKAEALREQGIDPYPPHSHRTHTAEEALARFTEIEPTLDTEHDPETITVAGRVTAVRDMGKSVFAHIRDGSGAIQVYLRRNVVGDDALAHFKRFIDLGDFIEAEGNLFRTRTGEVTVEVKAFRLLAKAINPPPEKWHGLQDVETRYRQRYADLMANEETRRIFVIRANAIRAIRRFLDERGFLEVETPVLQPLYGGAAARPFTTYYNALDQTFYLRIADELYLKRLLVGGYERVYEIAKDFRNEGIDARHSPEFTMLEFYMAYADYHDVMELVEEMFVYVAEQALGTTKLTYAGHEIDLTPPWPRVPLRQALIDATGIDYREVTDQRELYERAKALGADVEPTTVWPRIIDELMKTFVRPNLIQPTFLVDYPVELSPLAKRSPEDPSIAERFQPFIAGMEMGNAFTELNDPMDQLERFLAQARDRAAGDLEAMPIDDDFINALMYGMPPTGGFGLGIDRLTMLLTDQQNIREVILFPHLRSKPTPILAGLPTPSTETDDDA; encoded by the coding sequence ATCGAGTTGAACGAACAGCAACGCCAGCGGCTGGAAAAGGCCGAAGCGCTTCGTGAGCAGGGTATCGATCCCTACCCACCTCACAGCCACCGCACCCACACGGCTGAGGAGGCGCTGGCGCGCTTCACCGAGATCGAGCCGACCCTGGACACCGAGCACGACCCCGAGACGATCACCGTTGCGGGCCGTGTGACTGCCGTGCGCGACATGGGAAAGTCCGTCTTCGCCCATATCCGCGACGGGAGCGGCGCGATCCAGGTCTACCTGCGCCGAAACGTCGTGGGCGACGATGCGCTTGCCCACTTCAAGCGGTTCATCGACCTGGGTGACTTCATCGAGGCAGAGGGGAACCTCTTCCGCACCCGCACCGGTGAGGTGACGGTCGAAGTCAAGGCGTTCAGGCTGCTGGCCAAGGCCATCAACCCGCCGCCGGAGAAGTGGCACGGTCTCCAAGATGTCGAGACCCGCTACCGGCAGCGCTACGCCGACCTGATGGCCAACGAGGAAACCCGCCGCATCTTCGTCATTCGCGCGAACGCGATCCGAGCCATCCGGCGCTTCCTCGACGAGCGTGGCTTCCTCGAAGTGGAGACGCCGGTGCTCCAACCGCTGTACGGCGGCGCGGCGGCCAGGCCATTCACCACCTATTACAACGCGCTCGACCAGACTTTCTACCTCCGTATCGCCGACGAGCTGTACCTCAAGCGCCTGCTCGTCGGTGGCTACGAGCGGGTCTACGAGATCGCGAAGGACTTCCGCAACGAGGGAATCGACGCGCGGCACTCGCCCGAGTTCACCATGCTCGAGTTCTACATGGCCTACGCCGACTACCACGACGTCATGGAACTGGTCGAAGAGATGTTCGTGTACGTCGCGGAGCAGGCGCTCGGGACGACGAAGCTCACCTACGCCGGCCACGAGATCGATTTGACCCCGCCCTGGCCCCGCGTGCCACTGCGCCAGGCACTGATCGACGCCACCGGCATCGACTACCGCGAAGTGACCGACCAGCGCGAACTCTATGAGCGGGCGAAGGCGCTCGGTGCCGATGTCGAGCCGACCACGGTGTGGCCGCGCATCATCGACGAGCTCATGAAGACGTTCGTCCGCCCCAACCTCATCCAGCCGACCTTCCTGGTCGACTACCCGGTGGAGCTGTCGCCACTGGCCAAGCGCAGCCCGGAGGATCCCAGCATCGCCGAGCGCTTCCAGCCCTTCATCGCCGGGATGGAGATGGGGAACGCCTTCACCGAGTTGAACGATCCAATGGATCAGCTCGAGCGCTTCCTGGCGCAGGCCCGCGACCGCGCGGCCGGTGACCTCGAGGCGATGCCGATCGACGACGACTTCATCAACGCTCTGATGTACGGTATGCCGCCCACCGGTGGCTTCGGGCTGGGAATCGACCGGCTGACGATGCTGCTGACCGACCAGCAGAACATCCGTGAGGTCATCCTCTTCCCGCACCTGCGCTCCAAGCCGACTCCGATCCTCGCCGGCCTTCCGACCCCGAGCACAGAGACGGACGATGACGCGTAG
- a CDS encoding AI-2E family transporter, translated as MSDEVLAARWKRWLLVTAAVLVVFWVLWRTRDALLPFLLGAIIAYLLAPAVDLLQRALPQQGRLARLARPLAILLAYVFALAILTVAGFYLVPPLIDQTVEFVRDLPSYWDDVRRESNALMRLYEARVPEDMRRQIEANLGALGQQVGTAARTAMMVTFGAVTTIIGFAAGLLLLPLWLFYVLKDQQRGLEWFYGLWPESWRPDVRAIVGMVDDVMSAYVRGQLFLGVVIGVVTGITMWLIGIPQSLVLGVLAGFFELIPVLGPWLAFVAAALVTLATEPDRILFVGIAFLAIQQLENTFLVPKIQGDAVRVHPALIMVLLVVGGSLWGVLGMIFIVPLTAVLRDIFVYLYHRTGKV; from the coding sequence GTGAGCGACGAGGTCTTGGCTGCGCGTTGGAAGCGTTGGCTCCTGGTCACAGCGGCGGTGCTCGTTGTGTTCTGGGTGCTGTGGCGTACGCGCGACGCGCTTCTGCCGTTCCTGCTTGGCGCGATCATCGCGTACCTCCTCGCTCCAGCCGTCGACTTGCTGCAGCGAGCGTTGCCCCAGCAAGGCCGCCTGGCCCGGCTGGCTCGCCCGCTCGCCATCCTCCTGGCGTATGTCTTCGCGCTCGCGATCCTGACCGTCGCCGGCTTCTATCTCGTCCCGCCGCTCATTGACCAGACAGTTGAGTTCGTCCGCGACCTCCCCAGCTACTGGGACGACGTCCGGCGCGAGAGCAACGCGCTAATGCGGCTGTATGAAGCTCGTGTCCCAGAGGACATGCGCCGTCAGATCGAGGCGAATCTGGGTGCCCTCGGGCAGCAGGTAGGCACCGCTGCGCGCACCGCGATGATGGTCACCTTCGGCGCGGTGACGACGATCATCGGCTTCGCTGCCGGGCTCCTCTTGCTGCCCTTGTGGCTGTTCTACGTCCTCAAGGACCAACAGCGGGGGCTTGAGTGGTTCTACGGGCTGTGGCCGGAATCCTGGCGACCGGACGTTCGCGCCATCGTCGGGATGGTCGATGACGTGATGTCGGCCTATGTCCGGGGACAGCTCTTTCTCGGGGTCGTGATCGGCGTGGTCACCGGGATCACGATGTGGCTGATTGGCATCCCGCAGTCGCTCGTCCTCGGTGTGCTGGCCGGCTTTTTTGAGTTGATCCCGGTGCTCGGCCCGTGGTTGGCCTTCGTCGCCGCGGCGCTGGTCACGCTGGCGACCGAGCCTGACCGCATCCTCTTCGTGGGAATCGCCTTCCTGGCGATCCAACAGCTTGAGAACACGTTCCTGGTGCCGAAGATCCAGGGCGACGCCGTGCGGGTTCACCCGGCCCTGATCATGGTGCTGCTCGTGGTCGGCGGGTCGCTGTGGGGCGTGCTCGGGATGATCTTCATTGTGCCCCTGACGGCCGTGCTCCGCGATATCTTCGTGTACCTCTACCACCGGACGGGTAAGGTGTGA
- the hutH gene encoding histidine ammonia-lyase has translation MSGNDSDHHVTLSGSPLRIADVVAVARAGRTVALADDTRAAMERSRAAVHEAIAEGRPVYGVSTGFGALADVAISPEDRAALQVNLLRSHAAGVGPPLPDDVVRAALLLRAQALARGYSGVRPIVVERLIDLLNARIHPVVPEQGSVGASGDLAPLAHLALPLIGEGQVRRRDEVLPAENALAEAGITPITLEAKEALALINGTQIITALLALAVADSERLLRAAEIAAAMSFEAIGGDPAALAAQVHQIRPHAGQVATAARMRNLLERDGTLPRPRRGAVQDAYTLRCIPQVIGPVRDALEHVRQAVEIEINAVTDNPLCFPDDTGVVSGGNFHGHPVALPADYLKVAIASLGTFTERRIASLVDPRSSRLPAFLVPEPGINSGFMIAQYVAASLASENKTLAHPASVDSIPTSADIEDFNSMGTTAARHLARVVANTETIVAIEVLCAAQALDLNEREPWGIGTQAAYRTVRAQIPFLERDGPPLHQLIETARDLIRSGTLQQAVDAALVQSPESATAQEIEEGGV, from the coding sequence GTGTCGGGAAACGACAGCGACCATCATGTGACCCTCAGCGGCAGCCCGTTGCGGATTGCGGACGTGGTTGCCGTCGCACGCGCGGGAAGGACCGTCGCGCTTGCTGACGATACCCGCGCGGCGATGGAGCGGAGCCGCGCCGCAGTCCACGAGGCCATCGCTGAGGGTCGGCCTGTCTACGGCGTCTCGACCGGCTTCGGGGCGCTAGCCGATGTGGCTATTTCGCCCGAAGACCGGGCCGCACTCCAGGTGAACTTGCTGCGTTCCCACGCGGCAGGAGTCGGTCCGCCGCTTCCAGATGACGTGGTGCGTGCTGCGCTACTGCTGCGCGCCCAGGCACTCGCTCGCGGTTACTCCGGGGTGCGTCCGATCGTAGTAGAGCGCCTCATCGATCTACTCAACGCACGGATCCACCCTGTCGTCCCCGAGCAAGGCTCAGTCGGAGCGAGCGGCGACCTCGCCCCGCTGGCTCACCTCGCGCTCCCTTTGATCGGGGAGGGGCAGGTGCGCCGGCGCGACGAGGTGCTCCCTGCTGAGAATGCCCTGGCCGAGGCCGGCATCACTCCGATCACACTCGAGGCCAAGGAGGCGCTGGCGCTCATCAACGGCACCCAGATCATCACTGCGCTCCTGGCGCTGGCAGTGGCGGACAGCGAGCGCCTCTTGCGCGCCGCCGAGATCGCTGCCGCGATGAGCTTCGAGGCAATCGGGGGCGACCCCGCGGCGCTGGCCGCGCAGGTGCACCAGATTCGACCCCACGCGGGACAGGTGGCAACGGCCGCCCGAATGCGGAACTTGCTCGAGCGGGATGGAACGCTCCCCCGCCCGCGCCGCGGCGCGGTCCAGGACGCCTACACCCTCCGCTGCATCCCGCAGGTGATCGGGCCCGTCCGAGACGCGCTTGAGCACGTGCGGCAGGCGGTGGAGATCGAGATCAACGCCGTGACGGACAATCCGCTTTGTTTCCCTGACGACACCGGCGTGGTCTCCGGCGGCAACTTTCACGGTCACCCGGTGGCGCTCCCGGCGGACTACTTGAAGGTCGCGATCGCGTCGCTGGGCACCTTCACTGAGCGCCGCATCGCCAGCCTCGTCGACCCGCGTTCCAGTCGCCTTCCCGCGTTTCTGGTGCCCGAGCCGGGGATCAACTCGGGGTTCATGATCGCCCAGTATGTGGCTGCATCGCTGGCGAGTGAGAACAAGACGCTGGCACATCCGGCCAGCGTCGACTCGATCCCGACGTCGGCCGACATCGAAGACTTCAACAGCATGGGCACCACAGCCGCGCGGCACCTCGCGCGGGTCGTCGCGAACACCGAGACGATTGTGGCGATCGAAGTGCTCTGCGCCGCGCAGGCCCTCGACCTGAACGAGCGCGAACCGTGGGGGATCGGAACCCAGGCGGCCTACCGCACTGTTCGCGCGCAGATCCCTTTCCTCGAACGCGACGGGCCGCCGCTCCACCAGCTCATCGAAACCGCGCGCGACCTGATCCGCTCAGGGACGCTTCAGCAGGCGGTCGACGCAGCGCTGGTCCAGTCACCTGAAAGTGCCACGGCGCAGGAGATCGAAGAGGGAGGCGTCTGA
- the glp gene encoding gephyrin-like molybdotransferase Glp produces the protein MLGVDAAREQVLAAVRPLPPVELPLLDAAGLVLAEDVVSDADIPPFRNSAMDGYALRAADVAGATAERPVRLTVVGEAAAGTGLPPAIGPGQAVRIMTGAPMPEGADTVVRFEETDEFDTGPRRSEVAVRRAVRAGENVREAGEDVRAGAVVLPRGTVLRPAAIGVLASLNRATVRVHRRPRVGILSTGDEVVDLGPPLRPGQIRNSNSYTLAALVRESGGEPVLLGVARDRTEEIRAKLRQAEDVDLLVTSGGVSIGDFDLVKQVLQAEGEVALWQVRIKPGKPMAFGRIGSVPLLGLPGNPVAAFVAFVQFGRPALRKMLGYRDPGIPTLRARLLSGHENRGRRRHFVRGIVERRGNEWVAWPCGLQGSGVLTSVTAANCLIILPETWDSAEPGDEVEVQLLDGVLPGGAA, from the coding sequence ATGCTCGGGGTCGACGCCGCGCGGGAACAGGTGCTGGCCGCCGTGCGCCCGCTACCACCTGTCGAGCTCCCCCTGCTCGACGCGGCCGGCCTGGTGCTGGCCGAGGACGTGGTTTCCGACGCTGACATCCCCCCGTTCCGAAACTCCGCCATGGATGGCTATGCGCTGCGTGCGGCCGATGTCGCCGGAGCGACCGCCGAGCGGCCGGTCCGCCTGACGGTCGTGGGCGAAGCCGCCGCCGGCACGGGCTTGCCGCCGGCGATCGGCCCTGGGCAGGCGGTGCGTATCATGACCGGCGCGCCGATGCCCGAGGGCGCGGATACCGTCGTTCGGTTCGAGGAGACCGACGAGTTCGACACCGGGCCGCGGCGCTCCGAGGTGGCGGTGCGGCGGGCCGTCCGAGCGGGAGAGAACGTGCGCGAGGCCGGTGAGGATGTCCGCGCGGGCGCGGTAGTGCTCCCGCGCGGCACGGTGCTCCGGCCGGCCGCGATCGGCGTGCTGGCGTCGCTGAACCGCGCGACCGTCCGGGTTCACCGTCGGCCGCGGGTGGGGATCCTCTCAACCGGAGACGAGGTTGTCGACCTCGGCCCGCCGCTGCGTCCGGGCCAGATCCGCAACAGCAACAGCTACACGCTTGCCGCGCTCGTCCGGGAATCAGGCGGCGAGCCGGTCCTGCTCGGTGTGGCGCGGGATCGGACAGAGGAGATCCGCGCCAAGCTGCGCCAGGCAGAGGACGTCGACCTGCTCGTCACCTCGGGCGGCGTCTCGATCGGTGACTTTGATCTGGTCAAGCAGGTCCTGCAAGCCGAGGGAGAGGTAGCGCTGTGGCAGGTCCGCATCAAGCCGGGCAAGCCCATGGCGTTCGGCCGCATCGGGTCAGTGCCCCTACTTGGCCTGCCGGGCAACCCCGTAGCTGCATTCGTGGCGTTCGTGCAATTCGGTCGACCCGCGCTGCGCAAGATGCTCGGTTACCGCGACCCGGGCATCCCCACGCTACGCGCCCGGCTGCTCAGCGGGCATGAGAACCGCGGCCGGCGGCGGCACTTTGTGCGCGGCATCGTGGAGCGCCGCGGCAACGAGTGGGTCGCCTGGCCCTGCGGGCTCCAGGGCTCCGGCGTGCTGACCTCCGTCACGGCGGCTAACTGCCTCATCATCTTGCCGGAGACCTGGGACTCCGCGGAGCCGGGAGACGAGGTGGAAGTCCAGCTCCTCGACGGCGTCTTGCCCGGAGGCGCAGCCTGA
- a CDS encoding sigma-54-dependent transcriptional regulator — protein sequence MERILIADDDAGIRQLLRDFLEDEGYDVMEAETSAEVLSAVSSDGNAPALVLMDVRMPDKSGIDVLRDLSETYGNQLPFIIMTAYGSSSIAIDAMQLGAYDYITKPFDLDDVLLTIRRYFEHQTLKQQVQGLRTQFRDTDPNDYIIGNSAPMQEVYKTIGRVARSDATVLITGETGTGKELVATVLHRNSSYAGGPLVKVNCAALPETLLESELFGHEKGAFTGALNQRKGRFEMAHKGTIFLDEIGEMSLSTQKKLLRVLQEREFERVGGTVSVKVDTRVIAATNKNLAQEVRENRFREDLYYRLNVITIYLPPLRERLDDIPMLVEHFLHKHRYTAGSGPAKITPGAMRMLQEYDWPGNVRELENLIERAVVLAQGTVITEDHITFSSADQRNFVDIAARVRRGATITEVQQEVEKLMLIEALKQVEGDRVAAASLLGLDIGEFQQKLIDYGIPGEVTSMAPY from the coding sequence ATGGAGCGCATCCTAATCGCCGATGACGACGCCGGGATCCGCCAGTTGTTGCGGGACTTCCTCGAGGATGAGGGCTACGACGTCATGGAGGCGGAAACCAGCGCGGAGGTGCTGTCGGCAGTCAGCAGTGACGGGAACGCTCCGGCGCTGGTCCTGATGGACGTCCGGATGCCCGACAAGAGCGGGATTGATGTCCTCCGTGACCTGTCGGAGACCTACGGCAACCAACTGCCGTTCATCATCATGACCGCCTACGGCAGCTCGTCGATCGCCATCGACGCCATGCAGCTTGGTGCCTACGACTACATCACCAAGCCGTTCGACCTGGACGACGTGCTGCTGACGATCCGCCGCTACTTCGAGCACCAGACGCTCAAGCAGCAGGTACAGGGGCTCCGCACCCAGTTCCGTGACACGGATCCAAACGACTACATCATCGGTAACAGCGCGCCGATGCAGGAGGTGTACAAGACGATCGGCCGCGTGGCGCGCTCCGATGCGACGGTGTTGATCACCGGCGAGACGGGGACCGGGAAGGAACTGGTGGCGACGGTCCTGCACCGGAACTCCAGCTACGCCGGTGGCCCGCTCGTCAAGGTCAACTGCGCCGCGCTTCCAGAGACGCTCCTGGAAAGCGAGCTGTTCGGCCACGAGAAGGGCGCCTTCACCGGCGCGCTGAACCAGCGTAAGGGCCGTTTCGAGATGGCCCACAAGGGGACCATCTTCCTCGATGAGATCGGGGAGATGAGCCTCTCGACGCAGAAGAAGCTGCTGCGTGTCCTCCAGGAGCGAGAGTTCGAGCGAGTGGGCGGCACCGTGTCGGTCAAGGTCGATACCCGCGTGATCGCGGCGACCAACAAGAACCTGGCACAGGAGGTCCGCGAGAACCGCTTCCGCGAGGACCTCTACTACCGGCTGAACGTGATCACGATCTACCTGCCGCCGTTGCGGGAGCGCCTGGACGACATCCCGATGCTGGTCGAGCACTTCCTGCACAAGCATCGCTATACCGCGGGCTCAGGTCCGGCGAAGATCACGCCCGGCGCGATGAGGATGCTCCAGGAATACGACTGGCCAGGGAACGTCCGTGAGCTGGAAAACCTGATCGAGCGCGCGGTCGTGCTGGCTCAGGGGACGGTGATCACTGAGGACCACATCACCTTCTCCTCTGCCGACCAGCGGAACTTCGTCGATATCGCGGCCCGCGTGCGCCGTGGCGCGACGATCACCGAGGTGCAGCAAGAGGTCGAGAAACTGATGCTGATCGAGGCCCTGAAGCAGGTCGAAGGCGACCGCGTGGCGGCCGCCTCCCTCCTCGGGCTCGACATCGGTGAGTTCCAGCAGAAGCTGATCGACTACGGGATCCCCGGCGAAGTCACCTCGATGGCGCCGTACTAG
- the greA gene encoding transcription elongation factor GreA, giving the protein MASERPVTLTAEGKADLERELHHLRTVKLPDVTARIQELSMDGDVSDNSEYEDTKEELIQLEARIREIENLLRRVRVIAPGKSDGVVKLGSRVTIVDETGQAETWILVSPEEANTLQGKISTESPVGAALLDKRVGDSVVVRAPGGETSFTIEKVE; this is encoded by the coding sequence ATGGCCAGCGAGCGTCCTGTCACGCTTACGGCGGAGGGCAAGGCCGACCTCGAGCGCGAGCTCCATCACCTACGGACTGTTAAGCTCCCTGACGTCACCGCGCGCATCCAGGAACTGAGTATGGATGGCGATGTGTCCGACAACAGCGAGTACGAGGACACCAAGGAAGAACTCATCCAACTGGAGGCGCGCATCCGGGAGATCGAGAACCTGCTGCGCCGCGTGCGCGTCATCGCGCCCGGGAAGAGCGACGGCGTCGTCAAGCTCGGCTCGCGCGTCACCATCGTGGACGAGACAGGGCAGGCGGAAACATGGATCCTGGTCAGCCCCGAGGAGGCCAACACCCTCCAGGGCAAGATCTCCACGGAGTCACCGGTGGGCGCCGCCCTGCTCGACAAACGCGTGGGCGACTCGGTTGTCGTCCGCGCGCCCGGGGGTGAGACCTCATTCACCATTGAAAAGGTTGAGTGA